From one Rhizobium lentis genomic stretch:
- a CDS encoding elongation factor G, producing MRCFTVLGPSQTGKSTVVEKLGSLEGAPKKSSSPYGLNLTEFTFGNEAWCALDAPGPNEALAHVQHALLASDACILCISPAPEEAVLAAPYLRVIEASGTPCILFVNRMDEPRGRLRDVIAALQDYANHTLLLRQIPIREGDKIVGSCDLISERAWRYREGQASALIAIPESAVEREHEARSELLEHLSEFDDWLLEELIEDREPPSDALYAISSRVLRENRIIPVLIGAASHGNGMMRLMKALRHEAPPVGVLRQRLARAGNVDENTLTAVSFHAYHRQNIGKTVLVRAFGEGLRQGASLGGSSLGAVQDPANGRSSSAVVPAPGDVFATVKSDHLPVPSLLTSNATVAPPEWTEPPTPMLERILVPGSARDENKLSETLAKLSETDRGLIVLQEEGTGAQLVRAQGPVHLRDLCRTLSEVFHIEVTDRTPNPIYRETIAKPSEVHYRHRKQTGGAGQFADVKLSIRPNERGRGFTFSETVKGGVVPRNYIPAVEAGAREAMEKGPLGFQVIDVGVTLFDGQHHAVDSSEHAFRTASKMGVRQALSEGSAVLMQPVYRSEIHIPSIYSGSLVQIVSALKGQVLGFDRDETAKGWDIFRALIPGGALDDLARALRSATQGIGYFSKTFDHFEELYGKEADAIVRAHEERGVAH from the coding sequence ATGCGCTGCTTTACCGTGCTTGGACCCTCGCAGACCGGAAAATCAACAGTCGTGGAAAAGCTCGGCTCCTTGGAGGGGGCGCCGAAAAAATCAAGCTCCCCTTATGGATTGAACCTCACAGAATTCACCTTTGGAAACGAGGCGTGGTGTGCGCTGGATGCGCCGGGACCCAATGAAGCGCTGGCGCATGTGCAGCACGCGCTTCTTGCCAGCGACGCCTGCATCCTATGCATTTCACCGGCACCCGAAGAGGCTGTGCTCGCCGCGCCCTATCTGCGCGTCATCGAGGCATCGGGGACGCCTTGCATTCTCTTCGTCAATCGGATGGATGAGCCGAGGGGGCGGCTGAGGGACGTGATCGCAGCGCTTCAAGATTACGCCAACCACACGCTTTTGCTTCGCCAGATCCCGATCCGCGAGGGGGACAAGATCGTCGGTAGCTGCGATCTGATTTCGGAACGGGCGTGGCGCTACCGGGAAGGTCAGGCTTCGGCGCTGATCGCAATCCCTGAAAGTGCTGTCGAGCGCGAGCACGAAGCGCGCAGCGAGCTCCTGGAACACCTATCCGAATTCGATGACTGGCTTCTCGAGGAACTGATCGAAGATCGCGAGCCGCCCAGCGACGCGCTCTATGCCATTTCATCGCGGGTTCTCAGGGAAAACAGGATTATTCCAGTCCTTATCGGTGCCGCAAGTCACGGCAACGGCATGATGAGGCTGATGAAGGCGCTGCGCCACGAGGCGCCGCCGGTGGGGGTACTTCGACAGCGCCTGGCTCGTGCGGGCAATGTCGATGAAAACACGCTGACCGCCGTGAGCTTCCATGCCTATCATCGCCAGAATATCGGCAAGACGGTGCTGGTGCGTGCGTTTGGCGAGGGACTGCGGCAAGGCGCATCACTGGGGGGCTCCAGCCTCGGCGCCGTGCAGGATCCCGCAAACGGACGGTCCAGCTCGGCGGTTGTGCCTGCACCGGGGGATGTCTTCGCAACAGTCAAGTCCGACCACTTGCCCGTCCCGTCGCTGTTGACATCAAATGCGACGGTGGCTCCACCCGAATGGACGGAGCCACCGACGCCGATGCTTGAAAGGATCCTGGTCCCGGGCAGCGCACGCGATGAAAACAAGCTCTCCGAAACGCTGGCAAAACTTTCCGAGACGGATCGCGGTCTTATCGTCTTGCAGGAGGAAGGCACCGGCGCCCAGCTCGTCCGCGCCCAGGGCCCGGTACATCTGCGCGATCTCTGCCGAACCCTGTCCGAGGTCTTCCACATCGAGGTAACCGATCGAACGCCCAACCCGATCTACCGCGAGACAATCGCGAAACCATCTGAGGTTCATTACCGTCACCGCAAACAGACCGGCGGTGCCGGACAGTTCGCAGATGTGAAGCTGAGCATTCGCCCCAATGAGCGCGGCCGGGGCTTCACCTTCAGCGAAACCGTCAAGGGTGGCGTCGTTCCGCGCAACTACATCCCTGCCGTCGAAGCAGGCGCGCGCGAAGCGATGGAGAAAGGGCCGCTCGGCTTCCAGGTCATCGATGTCGGCGTAACGCTGTTCGATGGCCAGCACCATGCCGTCGACAGTTCGGAACACGCCTTCAGGACTGCGTCGAAAATGGGAGTGCGACAGGCGCTTTCCGAAGGGTCGGCCGTTTTGATGCAACCGGTCTATCGCAGCGAAATTCACATTCCGTCGATCTATTCCGGCAGCCTCGTCCAGATCGTCTCCGCTCTCAAGGGTCAGGTTCTCGGCTTCGACCGGGATGAAACCGCCAAGGGATGGGACATCTTCCGGGCACTTATTCCGGGCGGCGCACTTGACGATCTGGCGCGGGCGCTGCGCTCGGCAACGCAGGGCATTGGCTATTTTTCCAAGACCTTCGATCACTTCGAGGAGCTATACGGCAAGGAAGCGGACGCCATCGTTAGGGCACACGAGGAACGAGGCGTCGCACACTGA